A window of the Cuculus canorus isolate bCucCan1 chromosome 3, bCucCan1.pri, whole genome shotgun sequence genome harbors these coding sequences:
- the TDRD6 gene encoding tudor domain-containing protein 6, whose amino-acid sequence MPTPGTAVTLRVCAVDLRPEVPILRLWGLLGERSAEHVRLRHEIQVSAGPRVASASLGPRGAELCVGDLLLVELVGLWYRCCVVSRCGQLYRVFLLDEGCMVVTSARYLAWGCRELFQLAPEVLGCVVADVMPARCSRVVACGDAPVSVWAVEAMEFLSHLHGKEVSGIVRGILNPHLIVLELPQLVAQLSHLGLARQVTPSCFGELLRHCQTSGHLRNHLSMQPPACSRITSAVPQLLHALLLYQPMSPVLDYFYPRLQLGVREPVLVTHVYDPHHIYCQLQSLSQEIDCLSDTMRHMSVLWEQDLLPKVGSPCAARGRDGQWYRALLLDLLVGEQDQQVALVIFVDYGRKEAVPRTNLRHLPVECFRMPVVTYLCALQGISDWGRGWSPSQIAELKALVLGKAVSACIDAFNSFENLYCVSLYGENGINLNQLFGVQACCLLSSPWQVSQTEALDQPKGAELTGEELELQPGAPSVGLTHRDLPSAPVVSVHLKLGVFDDVCVSHIQNPSEFWLQLHEHRRLLRQLTQSMWNFYAHATKLCGSGWHLQPGSFCCASGKEGACYRAMITRVLNSGVEIYLVDKGNIETVDQCAVKELLPRFRELPSLALKCGLADASPPGGSWSETSVSAFREIVLNKELKVHFLSVQGDKYMVEIFDQSQLGQKSVSKLLAEGGHAEYQRCKVPEAPQKSSGEAEHQTSSPARFGKENQINTEKRFGEESDLNKFGRAPSPYAAVMVRESPVAAIHHSKSSESLTVQKYEGKENLPVSGDMEIKPFSSYRGGLEVGSTVNVDVSYVESPSHFWCQLTKNCGDLQVLMTEIQEYCGNSSHPHAWPSSMCLAQYSEDEKWYRALILSEVPSAEKVEVLYVDYGNRDLVSLTNIRSTDEQFLRLEAQAFRCSLNLIQPNGQDPFAWDEEAIQAFQEFVDTSKSHLELKCTVFALASVNNKGLFNIVDLMTPFQSACQFLTKRGMARPLSPEMPLVSSVRLHSYYYSMHGIKIGSEEDVYITHVDGPWRFYCQLERCADILARLTNSIGHLSETITSLETLQKPGSLCLAKYSDNHWYRAVTMKTTPKTEVFFVDFGNTETIEKDHLLPLPSDASDILLLPMQAIKCSLSDISDVPDEATVWFKQAVLEKQLKLIVVAKESDGKLLVELFDGNTQINAKLKEKFSLINSTGLCRHVENETLCSRNTDVNERNESAESPLNRDFSLPERTKCSSEAQGGGERRERHFRDYVNLFQPATKGDGAAGLLESDEIFSIKKDALSLNKEREESLLSVQMYMQSDIKSDAEGRCVTLTVPDPLRQKVVPALKASVYVSCINDPLDFYVQLESDEARLNSISESLNNRTPAKNACGQLLQAGDLISALYLEDSLWYRAVVKEKTSDNLISVQYIDYGNTSVINVDQAHRLPEDLSSIPAISIHCFLSAHKCTPSADWAEKAVLYFTERTSEALLTCEFVEKVEDKWEVILSDHQGIITVDLANENLAGGERSSSTESSKMLTVSKPLPPQEKNETSSVSACKSFIWKFPEAGQSVKIYVSLVNDPEYFWSFNAETEDMKYIEEKIEEAENLGLKSLNDCRSCIKSGDICLAKYSQDGRFYRAKVCSIEGGNVFVRHVDYGSEEAVSLEMVRQIPCDLLKVPNQAFPCCLSGFESSEGSWLSEAKDRFYDMTKDLLLEAVVVETREDKTCDVPLCVVKLEASGKSINEEMKPFWKANKGTGDNAFSDLENPLKENRCSNHMGLCVKTETTAACGLAPEESESALLCSELFLGETAVCLNTVEANVSVGAADYLSGKADDRCETAEHQSNFDGETPLLEGERDNNVLLEPRRSCGLSVLRSERKAAEQELSEVLFGEGAKLPSSASAASLFLGNDQELPRLPVLPVQSSSSDETGLLVALDQLQMQTSYNNDLKELILELEALSVQSSLGEETKEALETVSLDMQTASAGEAREKVLERELFQLPVVSEETQELAALKCLDILSCDERENLVPSVSNGEKAIDLIPSDALLSLGEKAEQLELNLSGAHKAEATEEDWMEVKPPSLRLSSSGGGPEKQENLKTHDMLSVLGAEIEHLLELVLPDVQPSREGGEEDLLGLGHTALRSSTNSESQFSFCTKNLKDQRPVCTVRSRDCKVEKHKEWQKDCYVEEWMKQDLTGSFKECGNTCMWSSDSKPGVEEVIKKQNEILADRSAEHSEYTCNLKGFAVGSKCMVWTSLKWCEARILEISEKGTRVLNLSSGSEEIVDPENVWNGIPDRARQSSRSSEAVTPATEDLQSITEESLLQEKQAGCSSDSAEDPCVL is encoded by the exons ATGCCGACCCCCGGCACCGCCGTGACCCTGCGGGTCTGCGCCGTCGACCTGCGGCCCGAGGTGCCCATCCTGCGGCTCTGGGGGCTGCTGGGTGAGCGCAGTGCTGAGCACGTACGCCTGCGCCATGAGATCCAAGTGTCGGCGGGGCCCCGTGTGGCGTCGGCATCCCTAGGGCCCCGCGGGGCCGAGCTGTGCGTGGGGGACCTGCTGCTGGTAGAGCTAGTGGGGCTGTGGTACCGCTGCTGCGTGGTGAGTCGCTGCGGCCAGCTCTACCGCGTCTTCCTGTTGGACGAGGGCTGCATGGTGGTCACCTCTGCCCGTTACTTGgcctggggatgcagggagcttTTCCAGCTGGCCCCGGAGGTGCTGGGTTGTGTTGTGGCCGATGTCATGCCTGCCAGGTGCTCCAGGGTGGTGGCTTGTGGGGATGCACCCGTCTCCGTCTGGGCAGTGGAGGCGATGGAGTTCCTCAGCCACCTGCATGGCAAGGAAGTGTCTGGCATAGTACGGGGGATTTTGAATCCGCACCTCATAGTGCTTGAGCTGCCCCAGCTTGTGGCCCAGTTGAGCCACTTGGGCCTGGCCAGACAGGTCACTCCCAGTTGTTTCGGCGAGTTGCTGAGGCACTGCCAAACTTCTGGCCACTTAAGGAACCATCTCAGCATGCAGCCTCCAGCATGTTCCCGTATAACTTCTGCAGTGCCACAGCTTCTCCATGCTTTGCTCTTGTATCAGCCCATGTCCCCTGTCTTGGATTACTTCTACCCACGGCTTCAGTTGGGTGTGAGAGAGCCTGTCCTTGTGACCCACGTCTATGACCCACATCACATCTACTGCCAGTTGCAGAGCCTGTCCCAGGAGATCGATTGCCTTTCTGATACTATGCGCCACATGTCTGTGCTGTGGGAGCAGGATTTATTACCCAAAGTAGGCTCACCCTGTGCTGCCCGTGGCAGAGATGGCCAGTGGTACCGTGCCCTCCTCCTGGACCTTCTTGTGGGAGAGCAAGACCAGCAAGTGGCTCTGGTGATCTTTGTGGACTATGGTAGGAAGGAGGCTGTGCCCAGAACTAACCTGCGCCATTTGCCTGTTGAGTGTTTTCGCATGCCTGTAGTGACTTATCTGTGTGCCCTTCAGGGTATCTCGGACTGGGGTCGCGGCTGGTCACCATCACAGATTGCTGAGCTGAAAGCATTGGTGCTGGGCAAAGCAGTGAGCGCTTGCATCGATGCCTTTAACTCTTTTGAGAACCTGTACTGTGTGAGCCTGTATGGGGAAAATGGCATCAACTTGAACCagctttttggggtgcaggcCTGCTGCCTGTTGAGCAGCCCGTGGCAGGTCAGCCAAACAGAGGCTCTGGACCAACCAAAAGGTGCAGAATTGACAGGCGAAGAACTAGAATTGCAACCAGGAGCACCTTCTGTGGGTTTAACACACAGAGATTTGCCCTCTGCTCCTGTAGTCAGTGTGCATCTCAAGTTGGGTGTGTTTGATGATGTGTGTGTCTCCCACATCCAAAACCCATCTGAGTTCTGGCTGCAGCTCCATGAGCATCGCCGGCTCCTCAGGCAGCTGACGCAAAGCATGTGGAATTTTTATGCCCATGCTACGAAGCTGTGTGGCTCTGGGTGGCACCTGCAGCCTGGATCGTTTTGTTGTGCCAGTGGGAAAGAGGGTGCCTGTTATCGAGCGATGATCACCAGGGTACTGAACAGTGGGGTAGAAATATACCTGGTGGACAAAGGCAATATAGAAACTGTAGATCAGTGTGCGGTGAAGGAGCTGCTCCCTCGGTTCAGGGAACTACCCTCTTTAGCTCTCAAGTGTGGTTTGGCAGATGCTTCTCCTCCGGGAGGGAGCTGGAGTGAAACATCTGTGTCTGCATTCAGAGAGATTGTACTGAACAAGGAACTAAAGGTGCATTTTTTGAGCGTGCAGGGTGACAAATACATGGTGGAAATTTTTGACCAGTCCCAGTTAGGACAGAAAAGTGTAAGTAAACTCCTGGCCGAGGGAGGCCATGCTGAGTACCAGAGGTGCAAAGTACCTGAGGCTCCCCAGAAATCATCTGGTGAGGCTGAGCACCAGACCTCTTCCCCAGCACGttttgggaaggaaaaccaaataaacacgGAGAAGAGGTTTGGAGAAGAATCTGATCTAAATAAATTTGGTAGAGCACCTAGTCCTTACGCGGCTGTGATGGTCAGAGAGAGCCCTGTTGCAGCTATTCACCATTCTAAAAGTAGTGAATCTCTAACTGTTCAGAAATATGAGGGCAAAGAAAACCTGCCCGTCTCTGGGGATATGGAAATAAAGCCATTCTCTTCCTACAGAGGTGGGTTAGAGGTGGGAAGTACAGTTAATGTAGATGTGTCGTATGTTGAAAGTCCTAGTCATTTTTGGTGTCAGTTAACTAAAAACTGCGGTGACCTTCAGGTGTTAATGACAGAGATTCAGGAGTATTGTGGAAACTCATCCCACCCACATGCTTGGCCAAGTTCTATGTGTTTAGCCCAGTACTCGGAGGATGAAAAATGGTACAGGGCTTTAATTCTCAGTGAAGttccttctgcagaaaaagTAGAAGTTCTGTATGTTGACTATGGCAACAGAGACCTGGTGTCTCTAACAAACATTCGCTCAACTGATGAGCAGTTTCTTAGATTAGAGGCTCAGGCTTTCAGGTGCAGCCTTAACTTAATCCAGCCAAATGGTCAGGATCCGTTTGCTTGGGATGAAGAAGCGATTCAGGCTTTCCAAGAGTTTGTTGATACTTCAAAATCTCACTTGGAACTGAAGTGTACAGTGTTTGCCTTGGCTTCAGTTAACAATAAGGGACTGTTTAACATTGTAGATTTAATGACACCTTTTCAGAGTGCTTGCCAATTTTTGACCAAGAGAGGAATGGCCAGACCTTTATCTCCTGAAATGCCTCTGGTATCCTCGGTTCGGCTTCATTCTTACTATTATTCTATGCACGGTATCAAAATTGGGAGTGAGGAAGATGTTTATATTACTCATGTTGATGGTCCATGGAGATTTTACTGCCAGCTTGAAAGATGTGCGGATATCTTGGCACGCCTTACCAATAGCATTGGTCACCTAAGTGAAACAATTACCAGTTTAGAAACCTTGCAAAAGCCTGGGAGCTTGTGTCTAGCAAAGTATTCTGATAATCACTGGTACAGGGCTGTAACTATGAAAACAACACCGAAGACGGAAGTCTTCTTTGTGGATTTTGGGAACACAGAGACAATAGAGAAAGATCATCTGCTGCCTTTACCCAGTGATGCTTCTGATATCTTGCTTTTGCCAATGCAGGCTATAAAGTGTTCCTTATCTGATATATCTGATGTTCCCGATGAAGCTACAGTGTGGTTTAAGCAAGCTGTCttagaaaagcaattaaaactgATCGTAGTAGCAAAGGAATCTGATGGTAAACTGTTGGTTGAGTTATTTGATGGCAATActcaaataaatgcaaaactgaAGGAGAAGTTCAGCTTAATAAACAGTACAGGACTGTGTAGACAtgtagaaaatgaaactttgtGCTCTAGAAATACGGATGTGAATGAGAGGAATGAGTCTGCAGAGTCTCCTTTAAACAGGGACTTTTCCCTTCCTGAAAGGACAAAATGCAGCTCTGAagcccagggaggaggggaaagaagggaaaggcaCTTCAGAGATTATGTAAACCTTTTCCAGCCTGCTACGAAGGGAGATGGGGCAGCTGGGTTACTAGAATCTGATGAAATCTTTAGTATTAAGAAGGATGCTTTGTCCTTAAATAAAGAAAGGGAGGAGTCCCTGCTCTCTGTCCAGATGTATATGCAGTCGGATATTAAATCTGATGCTGAAGGCCGGTGTGTAACACTTACTGTACCTGATCCACTGCGACAGAAGGTAGTGCCAGCTCTGAAAGCGTCGGTGTATGTGTCTTGTATAAATGACCCCTTAGATTTTTATGTTCAACTAGAAAGTGATGAGGCACGGCTTAACAGCATTTCGGAAAGCTTAAACAACAGGACACCAGCAAAGAATGCTTGTGGACAGCTTCTCCAAGCAGGAGACTTAATCAGTGCTCTTTATTTGGAAGACAGTCTGTGGTACCGAGCTGTAGTAAAAGAGAAGACTTCTGACAATTTGATAAGCGTACAGTATATTGATTATGGAAATACTTCAGTAATTAATGTTGATCAAGCGCACAGGCTCCCTGAAGACTTGTCATCTATTCCAGCAATAAGCATTCACTGCTTCCTAAGTGCACATAAATGTACGCCCAGTGCAGACTGGGCAGAGAAAGCAGTGCTTTACTTCACCGAGAGAACAAGTGAAGCTCTGCTAACTTGTGAATTTGTAGAGAAGGTTGAGGATAAATGGGAAGTTATTCTCAGTGACCATCAAGGTATAATAACAGTAGATTTAGCCAATGAAAATCTTGCAGGTGGGGAAAGATCTAGTTcaacagagagcagcaagatGTTAACTGTGAGTAAGCCTTTGcctcctcaggaaaaaaatgaaacttccAGCGTAAGTGCTTGCAAATCATTTATCTGGAAGTTTCCAGAGGCAGGTCAGTCTGTAAAGATTTATGTCTCGCTGGTAAATGATCCAGAATATTTTTGGAGTTTCAATGCTGAAACAGAGGACATGAAATacatagaggaaaaaatagaagaagcTGAAAACCTTGGACTAAAGTCTTTGAACGACTGCAGATCTTGTATTAAAAGCGGTGATATTTGTCTGGCAAAATACAGTCAAGATGGAAGGTTCTACAGAGCTAAAGTCTGCAGCATAGAAGGTGGCAATGTATTTGTTAGACATGTGGATTATGGAAGTGAGGAAGCTGTTAGCTTGGAGATGGTCAGGCAAATTCCCTGTGATTTGCTCAAAGTACCTAATCAAGCATTTCCTTGCTGCCTGTCAGGTTTCGAATCCTCAGAGGGCTCCTGGCTTAGTGAAGCAAAAGATAGGTTTTATGATATGACCAAAGACCTCTTATTAGAAGCTGTGGTAGTAGAAACTCGGGAAGATAAAACTTGTGATGTCCCTCTGTGTGTTGTCAAGCTGGAGGCTTCTGGCAAGAGCATTAACGAAGAGATGAAGCCTTTTTGGAAGGCTAATAAAGGGACCGGTGACAACGCTTTCTCAGACCTTGAGAACCccttaaaggaaaacagatgttCAAACCATATGGGTCTTTGTGTCAAAACAGAAACTACTGCTGCTTGCGGATTAGCTCCAGAAGAAAGTGAAAGTGCTTTACTGTGTTCTGAACTCTTCCTGGGTGAAACAGCTGTGTGTTTAAATACTGTAGAGGCAAACGTGTCAGTGGGAGCAGCTGATTATTTGTCTGGGAAGGCTGATGATAGATGTGAAACAGCTGAGCACCAAAGCAATTTCGATGGAGAGACACCTCTattggaaggagagagggataACAATGTACTACTAGAACCAAGGAGAAGCTGCGGACTTTCTGTTTTGAggagtgaaagaaaagctgcagaacaGGAATTATCTGAAGTGCTGTTTGGAGAGGGTGCTAAGCTGCCAAGCAGTGCTTCAGCAGCCAGTCTTTTCCTAGGAAATGACCAAGAACTGCCAAGATTGCCAGTGCTCCCTGTGCAGTCATCTTCAAGTGATGAAACGGGGCTGTTAGTAGCACTGGATCAGTTACAAATGCAGACTTCGTATAATAATGATCTGAAAGAGCTCATACTGGAGCTCGAGGCACTCTCAGTGCAGTCCTCCTTGGGTGAAGAAACAAAGGAAGCTCTGGAAACAGTCTCACTTGACATGCAGACAGCGTCAGCTGGTGAAGCAAGAGAGAAAGTTTTGGAAAGGGAACTGTTTCAGCTGCCAGTTGTTAGTGAGGAGACGCAGGAGTTGGCAGCTCTGAAATGTCTTGATATCTTATCGTGTGATGAGAGAGAGAACTTGGTGCCTTCAGTTAGCAATGGAGAGAAGGCAATAGACCTGATTCCATCTGATGCTCTGCTTTCTTTgggagagaaggcagagcaATTGGAATTGAACTTGTCTGGAGCTCATAAAGCCGAAGCTACAGAAGAAGATTGGATGGAAGTAAAGCCTCCTTCCCTAAGGCTGTCCTCATCTGGTGGTGGACCTGAGAAACAAGAGAACCTGAAGACCCATGACATGCTGTCAGTGCTAGGTGCTGAAATTGAGCACCTTCTGGAACTGGTGCTGCCTGATGTGCAGCCATCTCGAGAAGGTGGTGAGGAGGACTTGTTAGGGTTGGGACACACTGCACTGCGAAGTTCTACAAATAGCGAAAgtcaattttcattttgtacaaAAAACTTAAAGGATCAGAGGCCTGTTTGCACCGTAAGATCACGTGACTGCAAAGTTGAGAAGCATAAGGAGTGGCAGAAGGACTGTTATGTGGAAGAATGGATGAAACAAGACTTGACTGGCTCATTTAAAGAATGTGGAAATACATGCATGTGGTCTTCAGACTCTAAGCCTGGGGTtgaagaagtaataaaaaaacaaaatgagatcTTGGCTGACCGCAGTGCAG AACACAGTGAGTATACCTGTAACCTCAAGGGCTTTGCTGTTGGTTCCAAATGTATGGTGTGGACTTCTTTAAAATGGTGTGAGGCTCGCATTTTGGAGATATCTGAAAAAGGTACTAGG GTCTTGAACCTCTCCAGTGGCAGTGAGGAGATTGTGGATCCTGAGAATGTCTGGAACGGTATTCCTGACCGGGCTCGCCAGTCATCTAGGTCATCTGAG GCAGTGACCCCTGCAACTGAAGACTTGCAGTCCATAACAGAGGAGTCCTTACTTCAAG AAAAGCAAGCGGGCTGCAGTTCAGATTCAGCTGAAGATCCTTGTGTCCTCTAA